The genomic window TCGATAAAGCTAATGAAACTATAGTTAGAATTCAAGAGAGTGCTAAGAATTCAAAAGAGAACGTTGAAACAGCTTTAAGGCATATTCAAGACATCGCTTCCATATCAGAAGAGTTTGCTGCAACTGCTGAAGAGTTAACAGCTTCAGCAGAAGAGATGAGCAGAATTGTTGAAGAAATTTCAAAAGCTACTGAAGAGATATCAGAGATATCATCAAGAGTTTCTAAAGAAGCTGAAAAGTTTATTATTTAAAACTTTAATTTTTCTATTTGTGATAAAATGAAGCTAATGCTAGCATTGGATGTAGAAGATAAGGAGACAGCTATAAGAATTTTAGATAATGTTATTGATTACATAGATGCTATTAAAGTGGGATATCCTTTAGTTTTACCATATGGGATAAAGATATTGAAGGAAATAAAGAGGTACAATAAAGAGATTATATGTGATTTTAAACTGGCTGATATTCCAGCTACAAATGAAAAAATAGCAAAAATTTCCCTTAAATATGCTGATGGAATAATAGCTCATGGATTTGTTGGAGAAGATAGCTTAAAAGCTGTTATTGAAATAGCTAAAAATATGGGAAAAAAGACTG from Methanocaldococcus villosus KIN24-T80 includes these protein-coding regions:
- the pyrF gene encoding orotidine-5'-phosphate decarboxylase is translated as MKLMLALDVEDKETAIRILDNVIDYIDAIKVGYPLVLPYGIKILKEIKRYNKEIICDFKLADIPATNEKIAKISLKYADGIIAHGFVGEDSLKAVIEIAKNMGKKTAVVVEMSHPGAVRYMQPIAEDLALLAKNLKADYIVAPSTRPKRLKKLKEISSLPVMTPGIITQGGKIEEIKDILDEKDYIIVGRAIYQANNPKESAKQIKDLIG